The following proteins are co-located in the Cryptococcus neoformans var. neoformans B-3501A chromosome 12, whole genome shotgun sequence genome:
- a CDS encoding hypothetical protein (HMMPfam hit to UPF0120, Uncharacterised protein family (UPF0120), score: 318.1, E(): 1.3e-92) gives MGKSTKAFKKFASSGKLKDTIQKRRQHQQAKRKSDDIKTQRAKQRGAAHDPEDESEGEGSEGEDEEDEKEAKRIGKPNAGGKAGGVAKTVEDLFGAGGLDVEDDEESELEELGSEDEDEEDDGDDEEDEGEGDLLDEEAMKKAMKDLAKNDPEFFKYLKENDEDLLDFGQSSKANKGKGKQDEDDEDDEDEEMESDEDLLEEDEEEEEAERKRITVTLKMLRQWQEGMLRQHSIRSLRKTLIAFRAAAHMNEDDGDQGSGLDTKYIIDSAQVFNKIVVTALKFTPVVISHHFPYKTLPSGKVKLQPPKKTNQTLNRLILSHFSTLLHLIKSLPTTPSSVASKKDEGASGLLLTAVGESTKLIPWVLSARKHLRAYLKVLLDLWSSAGDDVRIASFLAVRKLFVAGDDAVKDLCLRNIYRSLLPPLRNTTPHTLPSLNLMKNTASELYQLAPSLSYQHAFGFIRMLAVHLRNVVRSSTTGKAGDNQQAFKTVYNWQYVHCIDFWSQVLAGAASVENQKANAGLESPLKPLVYPLVQIALGAVRLLPSSRYFPLRFHILHSLLRIISRTGTYIPLAPFLLEILDSTEFRRANPKKGTIKPLDFEYIIRAPAAYPKTRVFQEGLGEELVFLLGEYHAAVSTQIAFPEMVLPVILTIKKHIKKGSAGSPKVVSSLKVLVEKLEATRTFIENKRRNVSFAPRDRAEVDRFLEGQGPEVTPVGNWMRLQRKIRDQKRSEVEKALREEQDEDEDSE, from the exons ATGGGCAAGTCTACGAAAGCCTTCAAGAAGTTTGCCTCTTCGGGCAAACTCAAGGATACCATTCAAAAACGTCGCCAACATCAGCAAGCCAAGCGCAAGTCTGACGACATCAAAACCCAACGCGCTAAGCAGCGAGGTGCCGCTCACGACCCGGAGGACGAGTCTGAAGGTGAAGGTTCCGAAggggaggacgaagaggatgaaaaggaagccAAGAGAATTGGTAAACCTAATGCCGGAGGGAAAGCTGGTGGTGTCGCCAAGACTGTTGAAGATCTGTTTGGCGCCGGTGGACTTGACGttgaggacgatgaagaatcggagctggaagagctgggatcagaggacgaggatgaggaagatgacggagacgacgaagaagacgagggagaaggagatcttctggatgaagaggccaTGAAGAAGGCCATGAAGGATTTGGCGAAGAACGATCCTGAATTCTTCAAGTATCTTAAAGAAAACGACGAAGATTTGCTTGATTTTGGCCAGTCAAGCAAAGCAaacaagggaaaaggaaagcaagatgaggatgatgaggatgacgaggatgaggaaatggaaagcGATGAGGACctgcttgaagaagacgaggaggaagaggaagccgaaaggaagaggatcaCGGTGACTTTGAAGATGCTTCGACAGTGGCAAGAAGGCATGCTCAGA CAACACTCCATTAGATCACTTCGGAAAACTTTGATCGCCTTTAGAGCAGCAGCCCACATGAACGAAGACGACGGTGATCAAGGGAGTGGTTTGGACACTAAATACATTATTGACAGTGCTCAAG TCTTCAACAAAATCGTGGTTACTGCCCTTAAATTCACTCCTGTCGTCATCTCTCACCACTTCCCATATAAAACTCTGCCTAGCGGTAAAGTCAAGCTCCAGCCCCCCAAGAAAACCAACCAAACCCTCAACCGACTTATCCTCTCTCACTTCTCGACTCTGCTGCACCTCATCAAATCACTCCCCACGACTCCGTCTAGCGTTGCTTCTAAGAAGGACGAAGGTGCCAGTGGATTGCTGTTGACGGCTGTTGGCGAGAGTACAAAGTTGATCCCCTGGGTCCTTAGTGCGAGAAAACATTTGAGGGCATACCTCAAGGTACTCTTGGATCTCTGGAGCTCGGCTGGTGATGATGTTAGGATCGCTTCGTTCCTGGCGGTAAGGAAATTGTTCGTCGCTGGAGATGATGCGGTCAAGGATCTTTGTTTACGA AACATTTACCGATCGctccttccccctctccGTAATACCACTCCGCAtacccttccttctctcaacCTCATGAAAAACACTGCCTCTGAGCTTTATCAACTCgctccctctctttcttaCCAGCATGCCTTCGGTTTCATCCGTATGCTTGCTGTGCATTTGCGTAATGTTGTGCGGTCAAGCACCACCGGCAAGGCAGGTGACAACCAGCAAGCCTTCAAGACTGTTTACAACTGGCAATATGTCCACTGTATCGATTTCTGGAGTCAGGTATTGGCTGGTGCGGCTAGCGTGGAGAACCAGAAGGCGAACGCGGGATTGGAAAGTCCTTTGAAGCCATTGGTCTATCCCCTTGTTCAGATTGCTTTGGGTGCTGTTCG actccttccttcctcgcgATACTTCCCTCTCCGATTCCACatccttcattctctcctCCGTATCATCAGTCGCACCGGCACTTACATTCCCCTCgcccccttccttctcgagATCCTCGATTCTACCGAGTTCAGACGCGCCAACCCCAAGAAGGGTACTATCAAGCCTCTTGACTTTGAGTACATCATCCGTGCCCCTGCGGCTTATCCCAAGACTCGAGTCTTCCAGGAAGGCTTGGGTGAAGAGCTGGTGTTCCTTTTGGGAGAATACCATGCCGCTGTCTCAACGCAAATTGCCTTCCCCGAAATGGTTTTGCCTGTTATCTTGACCATCAAGAAGCACATCAAGAAGGGGTCTGCTGGTTCCCCCAAGGTTGTCTCTTCCCTCAAGGTCCTCGTTGAGAAACTCGAGGCTACCCGAACGTTCATCGAGAACAAGCGTCGGAACGTCTCTTTTGCTCCTAGGGATAGGGCGGAGGTCGACAGGTTTTTGGAGGGACAAGGGCCTGAAGTGACTCCCGTTGGAAACTGGATGAGATTGCAGAGGAAGATCAGGGATCAGAAGAGGTCAGAAGTAGAGAAGGCTTTGCGTGAGGAGcaggacgaggatgaggacagCGAGTAG